From Candidatus Effluviviaceae Genus V sp.:
TCCGTGACCTGTTCGCAGCGCGCCATGCTGTGTGGCCCGTCCATCAGGACCTCCGGCTCCACGATGGGCACGAGGCCGGCCTCCTGGCACAGTGCCGCGTAGCACGCGAGCGCATGCGCGTTGGCCTCGATGCAGGCGACGGTCGGGATGCCGTCGCCGATCGTGATGACTGCGCGCCACTTCGCGAACCCGGCTCCGAGCGAGCGGTACTCCTCGAGACGGTCCCGGAGCCCGTCGAGCCCCTCCGTCACCCGCTCGCCCTCGTGGCCCGCAAGCGGCTTGGCGCCGCGGTCGACCTTGATGCCGGGCACTATGCCGCGCTCGGACAGGAGGCGGGGGAACGCCGTACCGTCGTCGCTCGACTGGCGGATGGTCTCGTCGAAGAGGATGACGCCCGATATGAACGAGTCGATGCCCTCCGTTGTGAAGAGCAGGTTCCTGTACTGCTGTCTGGTCGTCTCGGTCGACTCGACGTCGATGCTGTCGAGCCGCTTCCTGATGGTCCCCGTGCTTTCGTCGGCGGCGAGAATGCCCTTGCCCGGCGCGACGAGCGCCCGGGCGACCGAGCGGAGGTTGTCCTGTGTCATGTGTTGCTCCCGGATGATCCTGCGTCATGTTGTTGTGCGGGCGCCGCTGCGGCGACCGCCTTCGTCCCATCCATTGCGCCACTCTACGCGGGGCGCAGCGGACCTGTCAAACCGAACCAGCGACGGCCGCCGTCCGGGCGTTCGAGGATGTATGATGCGGCCGCCGACCGGACGTTCGAGGATGTGTGATGCGGCCACCGACCGGACGTTCGAGGATGTGTGATGCGGCCACGGAACGGGCGTTTCCAGGTTGACATTCGGCCCCGTTCTCTAGTATCCTCTTGCGAGTCTGGTCACCGTGGCGCCGTCTGTCCGGCACTGCGGTGATTGTTTGTCGAATAGGTGAATGGCGAGCCAGTCGGGATAGCTCGGCTCGTACGGACTTCATGGAAGAGGCGGGTTCGATCGGTGGTGTGCGGGCGCGGGGGGAAGCCCAGTACCGGCCTTCTCGTACACGGACGATGGTGCGGCGGCGCGCTCATTGACCTGATCGCGTAGCGGGTAGGTGGATTCACCTACCCATGTTCATATGCGCACCGGGCGCTCCCGGAGGTTCGGAGGGACGTCCCGCATCCGAGGACCAGGGTTGCCGGAGGGAAGATGAGGATCAAGCTGACCGGAGACATGATTAAGGACGAGCTCATCCAGAAGGTCGTTGAGCTGTCGGGTCAGAACCTCGGCGCGTGCTACCAGTGCGGCAGGTGTTCGGCCGGCTGCCCGGTGGTCGAGGACATGGACATCGTTCCGAGCGAGGTCATCCGTTTGCTCCAGCTCGGACAGCTCGAGCCGGTGCTCGAGTCGAAGACGATCTGGATCTGCGCCTCGTGCCTCCAGTGCGCGTCGCGCTGTCCAAGGGGCGTGGAGTTCTCGAGCATCTGCGACGCGCTCCGCGCGATCGTGCTGAGACGCCGTCTGTCGCACCCGCAGGTGGACGCGGACGAGGTCACGCCGGTGATGGTGTCGGACGCTCCGCAGATGGGCGTCGTCGGGGCTCTGAGGAAGCTCAACGGTTG
This genomic window contains:
- a CDS encoding fructose-bisphosphate aldolase class I; protein product: MTQDNLRSVARALVAPGKGILAADESTGTIRKRLDSIDVESTETTRQQYRNLLFTTEGIDSFISGVILFDETIRQSSDDGTAFPRLLSERGIVPGIKVDRGAKPLAGHEGERVTEGLDGLRDRLEEYRSLGAGFAKWRAVITIGDGIPTVACIEANAHALACYAALCQEAGLVPIVEPEVLMDGPHSMARCEQVTEATLRSVYGSLAQQDVVLEGTLLKPNMVLPGSDSAETASPEKIAEATVRCFRRVVPAAVPGIVFLSGGQSPEEATANLNAMNAMGEHPWQLSFSYGRALQQPVLQAWRGDESRVPAAQKAFYRRAELNGAARSGRYTSDMESSG
- a CDS encoding 4Fe-4S dicluster domain-containing protein, which codes for MRIKLTGDMIKDELIQKVVELSGQNLGACYQCGRCSAGCPVVEDMDIVPSEVIRLLQLGQLEPVLESKTIWICASCLQCASRCPRGVEFSSICDALRAIVLRRRLSHPQVDADEVTPVMVSDAPQMGVVGALRKLNG